Proteins encoded by one window of Salarias fasciatus chromosome 1, fSalaFa1.1, whole genome shotgun sequence:
- the LOC115403498 gene encoding uncharacterized protein LOC115403498 — protein sequence MAPLLPLLLLLAVMNAPGWAQRFYGGTLTVSPKWGSPNGTYQVELRNRHTTQYCYVNPWVCLYGNCGSTLRSTTGKIAWESYGLNWCLKETSSSLQLTGNLPFAVRFPRYSTSSYGKWVSNPRGHGIPYRMMAHVDLGTRSDTRRPNRPPVSTMLPIVRVTRNCPRTFNLNVFDPDGDRVRCRIPTSSSTYECNLCGPQQDFSLDEGSCSLTYSGSHRYGNRPIELVVEDFPTEPIRLSYSDGSYTNKQPFSAARRRRQAFVTEVPSAGPGTTGTQDQMMDQVQPAPQVQLLDQVQPAPQVQLR from the exons ATGGCGCCgctcctgccgctgctgctgctgctcgccgtcATGAACGCGCCCGGCTGGGCCCAACGGTTCTACGGCGGGACTCTGACCGTCAGCCCGAAGTGGGGGTCTCCGAACGGGACCTATCAG GTGGAGCTCCGGAACCGACACACCACCCAGTACTGCTACGTCAACCCGTGGGTCTGCCTGTACGGGAACTGCGGCTCCACGCTGCGCTCCACCACCGGGAAGATCGCCTGGGAATCCTACGGCCTCAACTGGTGCCTGAAGGAGAcgagcagcagcctccagctgACCGGGAACCTGCCCTTCGCCGTCCg ATTCCCTCGGTACTCCACCTCTTCCTATGGAAAATGGGTCTCGAACCCAAGAGGACATGGGATCCCCTACAGAATGATGGCTCACGTGGACCTGGGAACCCGATCCGACACCAGAAGACCCAACAGACCTCCCGTCTCCACCATGCTGCCCATCGTCAG GGTCACCAGGAACTGCCCTCGGACATTCAACCTGAATGTCTTCGACCCCGACGGCGACCGTGTGAGGTGCAGGATCCCGACCAGCTCCAGCACTTATGAGTGCAACCTGTGCGGTCCCCAGCAGGACTTCTCTCTGGACGAG GGATCCTGCTCCCTGACCTACAGCGGCAGCCATCGCTATGGAAACCGTCCCATCGAGCTGGTCGTGGAAGACTTCCCGACTGAACCGATCAGACTGTCCTATTCTGATGGCTCTTACACCAACAAGCAGCCCTTCTCCGCTGCCAGACGTAGACGTCAAGCCTTCGTAACCGAAGTTCCAAGTGCTGGACCAGGTACAACTGGCACCCAGGACCAAATGATGGACCAGGTACAACCAGCACCCCAAGTCCAACTGCTGGACCAGGTACAACCAGCACCCCAGGTCCAACTGAGGTGA